The proteins below are encoded in one region of Streptomyces sp. NBC_00490:
- a CDS encoding ATP/GTP-binding protein, protein MLRRGVATTAAVVLTGVLTPAAYAEGDGSGLCAGASMYVKVCAQDGRRASGASGSGEEEGTAGRSTSSADSSDAPKCTYEKLNPQPPAENLAMQEGKRQGGTGAVYRVVCPETGRIGVVWISEGTDPAVPAIDPEVLARQAVDKMKLAGPDVASPRAAGKYTVGVPVWMWVNQSATTYGPNTASATAGGVTVTATASVSKIVWRMGDGATVTCTGPGTAYQASDGMAKSPTCGHTYMRSSVSKADGKYTLTATSTWTVDWQVNGGGEAGQFTEIRQSQAQVAIGELQVVR, encoded by the coding sequence ATGCTGAGACGCGGAGTGGCGACAACGGCCGCGGTGGTCCTGACGGGCGTTCTCACCCCTGCCGCGTATGCCGAGGGCGATGGCTCCGGCCTCTGCGCGGGGGCCTCGATGTACGTCAAGGTGTGCGCCCAGGACGGCAGGCGTGCGTCCGGCGCGTCTGGCTCGGGCGAGGAAGAGGGCACAGCCGGCAGAAGCACGTCCAGCGCGGACAGTTCGGACGCGCCGAAGTGCACTTACGAGAAGCTCAACCCGCAGCCCCCGGCGGAGAACTTAGCCATGCAGGAAGGCAAGCGCCAGGGCGGCACCGGCGCCGTCTACCGCGTCGTGTGCCCAGAGACCGGCCGCATCGGCGTGGTCTGGATCTCAGAGGGCACCGACCCGGCTGTGCCCGCGATCGATCCAGAGGTCCTTGCACGGCAGGCCGTCGACAAAATGAAGCTGGCGGGCCCCGATGTCGCCAGCCCCCGGGCGGCGGGCAAGTACACCGTCGGTGTGCCCGTGTGGATGTGGGTCAACCAGAGCGCCACGACCTACGGCCCCAACACCGCCTCCGCGACGGCCGGAGGAGTCACCGTCACCGCCACCGCGAGCGTCTCGAAGATCGTGTGGCGGATGGGCGACGGCGCCACGGTCACCTGCACGGGCCCCGGTACCGCCTATCAGGCATCGGACGGCATGGCGAAGTCCCCAACTTGCGGCCACACCTACATGCGCAGCTCCGTCTCCAAGGCCGACGGCAAGTACACCCTCACGGCCACGTCCACCTGGACCGTGGACTGGCAGGTCAACGGAGGCGGCGAAGCTGGTCAGTTCACCGAGATCAGACAGTCCCAGGCCCAGGTAGCGATCGGCGAACTGCAGGTCGTCAGGTAG
- a CDS encoding SAF domain-containing protein encodes MSTIQERPAPPAGVPPQGQVASPVRPPRVSARRRRPGMIALSLALIAAGGAGVAVLLLQVAQRTEVVTVVRDVQVGQVLTEQDLGQASVALDPAVKAVEADELESVVGKRAAVELKPGSLLTPSQVTKDSLVKAGEQLVPIGLKPEQVPATALVPGQKVRLVHVPAQGATASESESDTTPKTLAGRVVKASAAAPGSGVVVVDVATAAADGPTVAAWVAAGTLRLVLDAPDGS; translated from the coding sequence TTGAGCACGATACAAGAACGCCCCGCGCCCCCGGCCGGCGTGCCCCCGCAGGGGCAGGTCGCCAGCCCAGTGAGGCCGCCGCGGGTGTCCGCGCGCAGACGCCGCCCGGGCATGATCGCCCTGTCGCTGGCGCTGATTGCCGCCGGCGGGGCCGGCGTTGCGGTCCTGCTGCTCCAGGTGGCCCAGCGCACCGAGGTGGTCACCGTGGTCCGCGACGTCCAGGTCGGCCAGGTCCTCACCGAGCAGGATCTGGGCCAGGCCTCCGTCGCGCTGGACCCGGCGGTCAAGGCGGTCGAGGCCGACGAGCTGGAGTCGGTGGTGGGCAAGCGGGCCGCCGTCGAGCTCAAGCCCGGCTCGCTGCTTACTCCGTCGCAGGTGACGAAGGATTCCCTGGTCAAGGCGGGCGAGCAGCTGGTGCCGATCGGCCTGAAGCCGGAGCAGGTCCCGGCCACCGCCCTGGTGCCGGGCCAGAAGGTGCGCCTGGTCCATGTCCCCGCCCAGGGCGCAACGGCCTCGGAGTCGGAGAGCGACACGACGCCCAAGACGCTCGCTGGCCGGGTAGTCAAGGCCTCCGCAGCCGCCCCCGGCAGCGGTGTCGTGGTGGTCGACGTCGCTACCGCCGCTGCGGACGGTCCGACCGTCGCGGCGTGGGTGGCGGCCGGCACCCTGCGCCTGGTGCTCGATGCTCCGGACGGCAGCTGA
- a CDS encoding CpaF family protein — MRGRPLHDNPTVTPPPGRAPVWPRQANGVPLGSAASGEQLGAAVPQITVDYRVARHIAGQVARQREELLKKNPEADRATEEQQCLNWINEAVALWADAQGLERGLSTTAQEDDALRRAVYDLLYRAGRLQPYLDDERVEDIIIQGPHEVWLDYGDGERRRVGSIADSEEELLDLLRELSRESGHSERTISTANPTLALSLQDGSRLQAITGLGPMTYAVIRRHRVSHADLDELVRLGTIDPILREFLGACVRAEKNIMIAGKQKAGKTTLLRAMLREFDPETRFATIQTEDELFAHTNGYHRQVVSLIGRESNGEKDATGRGAGEVTLLDLMHPALRMSLERIVVGEVRGPEIVAMMQALTNGAGGNLCTIHARRPDVIVDRIAELYALAQGNLSEQLAYRQTANGLDFIVFVDMTDETRIGGRRHRYVSHVLELTGIGESGRPAMNEVFSPGVEFGELRAVPRMDPGCVDDLRRVGFDSTLLQHPYGAWAAPLPLKVGAGR, encoded by the coding sequence GTGCGCGGTAGGCCGCTGCACGACAACCCCACCGTGACCCCTCCGCCCGGACGTGCCCCAGTGTGGCCGCGCCAGGCGAACGGCGTCCCGCTCGGCTCTGCGGCGAGCGGGGAACAGCTGGGGGCTGCGGTTCCTCAGATCACGGTCGACTACCGGGTGGCCCGGCATATCGCCGGCCAGGTGGCCCGCCAGCGTGAGGAGTTGCTGAAGAAGAACCCGGAGGCGGACCGGGCCACCGAGGAACAGCAGTGCCTGAACTGGATCAATGAGGCCGTCGCGCTGTGGGCCGATGCCCAGGGCCTCGAGCGCGGCCTCAGCACGACCGCGCAGGAGGATGACGCGCTGCGGCGTGCCGTCTACGACCTGCTCTACCGGGCCGGGCGGCTGCAGCCGTATCTGGATGACGAGCGGGTCGAGGACATCATCATCCAGGGCCCCCATGAGGTGTGGCTGGACTACGGCGACGGCGAGCGCCGCAGAGTCGGCTCGATCGCGGACTCCGAGGAAGAACTCCTGGACCTTTTGCGGGAGTTGTCGCGGGAGTCCGGGCACAGTGAGCGCACCATCTCCACCGCGAATCCGACGCTCGCGTTGTCGCTGCAGGACGGCTCCCGGCTGCAGGCCATCACGGGGCTGGGGCCGATGACGTATGCGGTCATCCGCCGCCACCGTGTCTCGCATGCCGACCTGGACGAGCTGGTCCGCCTGGGGACCATCGATCCGATCCTGCGCGAGTTTTTGGGCGCGTGCGTGCGGGCGGAGAAGAACATCATGATCGCGGGGAAGCAGAAGGCGGGGAAGACCACCTTGTTGCGGGCGATGCTGCGCGAGTTCGATCCCGAGACCCGTTTCGCCACCATCCAGACCGAGGACGAGCTCTTCGCCCACACCAACGGCTACCACCGCCAGGTCGTCTCCCTGATCGGGCGCGAGTCCAACGGGGAGAAGGACGCCACCGGGCGCGGCGCCGGCGAGGTCACGCTGCTGGACCTGATGCATCCGGCGTTGCGGATGTCGCTGGAGCGGATCGTGGTCGGTGAGGTCCGCGGCCCGGAGATCGTCGCGATGATGCAGGCCCTGACCAATGGTGCGGGCGGCAACCTGTGCACGATCCACGCGCGTCGCCCCGACGTCATCGTCGACCGGATCGCCGAACTGTATGCCCTCGCGCAGGGCAATCTGTCCGAGCAGCTCGCTTACCGGCAGACCGCGAACGGGCTGGACTTCATCGTGTTCGTCGACATGACGGACGAGACCCGGATCGGCGGCCGCCGCCACCGCTACGTCTCCCACGTCCTGGAGCTGACCGGGATCGGCGAGTCCGGCCGCCCGGCCATGAACGAAGTCTTCTCCCCCGGGGTCGAGTTCGGTGAGCTGCGGGCGGTGCCGCGGATGGACCCCGGCTGCGTCGATGATCTGCGCCGGGTCGGCTTCGACTCCACCCTCCTGCAGCACCCCTACGGAGCGTGGGCGGCGCCGCTTCCGCTGAAGGTGGGGGCCGGCCGATGA